A single window of Candidatus Limnocylindrales bacterium DNA harbors:
- a CDS encoding glycosyltransferase family 4 protein codes for MKIAYITSHINKSLQWYWFSEELVKRNIQHFHIILNEYEPILARDLKELGVEVYYLKHKNFLSHFINLFKVILILKKHSVDLVHTSLPYGNLIGQLAALLTGIQKRVTTCENASWAHDFKSKKQEIIDRLTFWSAKKVIAVSDTAREYLETKWKIKPEKLTTIYQGLKVTDYDNISKDRILKLKKQLGIQDQDFIVGVIARFEYWKGHIYLVEAIRKIVKEHPEVKLLIFGSQGPEYEKIMEKVKEYNLSYHVFYKGFIEDPIALFQLLDIHVHVPINKYVENSGINVIEGMISERPQILTRSGYAFTTAQHMKNCMVVDYGNSDQIAEAILKLKGDPELRKNLARQARLDAIRLFSNQLKVERHLDLYERL; via the coding sequence ATGAAAATCGCTTATATTACTTCCCATATCAATAAGTCCCTTCAGTGGTATTGGTTCTCTGAAGAATTGGTTAAAAGAAATATTCAACACTTTCATATTATCCTCAATGAATATGAGCCAATTTTAGCCAGGGATTTAAAAGAACTGGGGGTGGAGGTCTATTATCTGAAACATAAAAATTTTCTTTCACACTTTATCAACCTTTTTAAGGTCATCCTGATTTTGAAAAAGCATTCGGTTGATCTCGTACATACCAGTTTACCCTATGGAAATTTAATCGGCCAGTTGGCGGCTTTACTGACCGGAATTCAGAAACGGGTGACCACCTGTGAAAATGCAAGCTGGGCCCACGATTTTAAGAGTAAGAAGCAAGAAATCATAGACCGATTGACTTTCTGGTCTGCTAAAAAGGTTATCGCCGTTTCAGACACAGCCCGGGAGTATCTGGAAACAAAATGGAAAATTAAACCTGAAAAGTTAACGACGATCTATCAAGGTCTCAAGGTTACGGATTATGATAACATCTCGAAGGATCGAATACTTAAATTGAAAAAACAGCTCGGGATTCAAGATCAGGATTTTATCGTAGGCGTTATTGCCCGGTTTGAGTATTGGAAGGGGCATATTTACCTTGTGGAGGCTATCCGGAAAATTGTTAAAGAACATCCCGAGGTCAAATTACTTATTTTTGGTTCTCAAGGCCCTGAATATGAAAAAATTATGGAAAAAGTAAAAGAGTATAATCTGTCCTACCATGTGTTCTACAAGGGTTTTATAGAAGATCCCATCGCGTTGTTTCAGTTATTGGATATTCACGTCCATGTCCCTATTAATAAATATGTTGAGAATAGCGGGATAAATGTTATCGAAGGAATGATTTCAGAACGTCCGCAAATCTTAACAAGATCAGGGTATGCTTTTACAACCGCCCAACATATGAAAAATTGTATGGTGGTGGATTACGGTAATTCCGATCAAATTGCAGAGGCCATCCTGAAATTAAAGGGGGATCCTGAACTACGTAAAAACCTGGCCAGGCAGGCCCGATTAGACGCTATTCGGCTTTTTAGTAATCAACTTAAGGTAGAGCGGCATTTAGACTTATATGAACGGCTTTGA
- a CDS encoding glycosyltransferase family 2 protein: MTYPKISVVTPSFNQGPYIEQTILSIIRQDYPHLEYFIIDGGSKDNTLSILKKYEHKITYWISEPDRGQSHAINKGLKRATGDIVTWINSDDLVTEGTFFRVADLFQKESDQIGLIHGGTILFDQKGDIREDFGYENPTLERYLSGMSFSQPSAYIRRKYLDKVGLLNETYHYGMDYDLFARLALVTKFKKVKDVFSKYRLHAGSKSVALDRYFIEDWIRIFINIVGNLKLDWIRGELQKLKVFDTYFSDPVKFNFDFHQKVIDPRLMLFYFLSYVFKADYRTGNFPRARKVAAYLKKNYKSYMEEDKELKKVIQRLTFFPDFFIESVRRSKIR, from the coding sequence ATGACATATCCTAAAATATCTGTTGTCACTCCCTCCTTTAACCAGGGTCCATACATTGAACAGACCATTCTCTCCATTATTCGTCAGGATTACCCTCATTTAGAATATTTTATCATCGACGGGGGAAGTAAGGACAACACCCTTTCTATCCTCAAAAAATATGAACATAAAATTACGTACTGGATAAGTGAACCCGACAGAGGACAGAGCCACGCAATTAATAAGGGACTTAAAAGAGCGACGGGAGATATTGTGACCTGGATAAACAGTGATGACCTGGTTACAGAGGGTACTTTTTTTAGAGTCGCCGATCTTTTTCAAAAGGAATCGGATCAGATAGGACTCATTCATGGAGGGACCATTTTGTTTGATCAAAAAGGAGATATCCGGGAAGATTTTGGATATGAAAATCCGACCCTTGAAAGATATCTCAGCGGAATGTCTTTCTCACAGCCCTCGGCTTATATCCGAAGGAAATACCTGGATAAGGTTGGTTTATTGAATGAAACCTATCACTATGGAATGGATTATGATTTGTTTGCCCGACTGGCCCTGGTAACCAAATTTAAAAAAGTTAAGGATGTTTTCTCTAAGTATAGACTCCATGCAGGAAGTAAAAGTGTGGCCTTAGACAGGTACTTTATCGAAGATTGGATCCGGATTTTTATAAATATCGTAGGTAATCTTAAACTAGATTGGATTCGTGGCGAATTACAAAAATTGAAGGTTTTTGATACATATTTCTCCGATCCTGTGAAATTTAATTTTGATTTCCATCAGAAGGTTATCGACCCAAGGCTCATGTTGTTCTATTTTCTAAGTTACGTATTTAAAGCCGATTATAGAACCGGAAATTTTCCAAGAGCTCGCAAAGTAGCTGCCTATCTGAAGAAAAATTATAAAAGTTATATGGAAGAAGATAAGGAGTTAAAAAAAGTAATCCAGCGGCTTACTTTCTTTCCCGACTTTTTTATCGAATCGGTTCGGCGTTCCAAAATACGATGA
- a CDS encoding glycosyltransferase, which translates to MVTDPLVSVILPAYNAARFIKTAIDSVLAQTYSRLELIVVDDGSTDPTASIVGGYGNRVRYIYQRNARQAAARNKGLRHATGELMAFIDADDIWLPQKLEKQIALFKQNPDLGLVSCSLREIDIEGNPLRDLRADLRGHVLERVLLGKFSGGGVGSTSLIPRRVLETVGDFDINLPPCEDTDLLWRIASRYPIDYVDEVLVLYRLHGSNTHANVKIMTQAWKRLYHKALHSPYVQRLGWRFHCQCYGRLYYMLAGDHACAGQWLNACRYGFYSILWWPPNLLKVMGGMVRRLEKSRDYSGRRIIKTV; encoded by the coding sequence ATGGTTACCGATCCTTTAGTAAGTGTTATCCTGCCGGCTTACAATGCCGCACGCTTTATTAAGACTGCCATAGATAGTGTCCTGGCCCAGACCTATTCCAGGCTTGAGCTTATTGTGGTGGATGATGGTTCTACGGACCCTACAGCCTCTATCGTTGGAGGATATGGAAATCGGGTACGGTATATTTATCAAAGGAATGCACGCCAGGCTGCTGCACGGAATAAGGGATTACGCCATGCAACCGGGGAATTGATGGCTTTTATCGATGCAGATGATATCTGGCTACCCCAAAAACTTGAGAAGCAGATAGCCCTTTTCAAGCAGAATCCAGATCTGGGTTTAGTTTCTTGTTCGTTACGGGAGATTGATATCGAGGGTAATCCTTTAAGGGACCTTCGGGCGGATCTCCGGGGACATGTACTGGAAAGAGTTTTATTGGGAAAGTTTTCAGGGGGTGGGGTGGGTAGTACCTCTCTTATCCCCCGCAGGGTACTGGAGACGGTAGGAGATTTTGATATTAACTTACCTCCCTGTGAGGATACGGATCTTCTCTGGCGTATCGCCAGCCGTTATCCCATTGATTATGTCGATGAGGTCCTGGTGCTGTATCGTCTCCATGGGAGTAATACCCATGCCAATGTGAAGATCATGACCCAGGCCTGGAAGCGTTTATATCATAAAGCATTACATAGTCCTTATGTTCAACGACTGGGCTGGCGTTTTCATTGTCAGTGTTACGGACGGCTTTACTATATGCTGGCCGGCGATCATGCCTGTGCAGGACAGTGGCTAAATGCCTGCCGATATGGGTTCTATAGTATCCTGTGGTGGCCTCCCAACCTGTTAAAGGTAATGGGAGGGATGGTCCGACGATTGGAAAAATCAAGGGATTATTCCGGCCGTCGGATTATAAAAACGGTCTGA
- a CDS encoding Gfo/Idh/MocA family oxidoreductase yields the protein MSVHEPIRIAVIGCGRIAQTHLQACQEASMLELVAVCDINNVVAQSVKEAFGCRKAYDDYRKMLESEKLDAVIICTPPSSHVTIACDAIGYGLHVLCEKPFATRLEDALKMVAYAEKQDRLIMMASKFRFSEDVIKARGIIQSGILGNIILYENVFCSKVNMAGRWNAMREISGGGVLIDNGSHAVDIARFLVGPIVSVQTQHGIQVQPIEVEDTSRFYFQTESGVLGIIDLSWSIYKDSDTYIGVYGTEGTLSIGWQESKYRQSEKLNWVRFGKGYDKQKAFTRQLQHFVNCLLHHEIPIITPQDAVESVRVIDAAYESARFNKWLDIGNRNDSPGQNLQSLVLLPKIEVTNFNQLVGNT from the coding sequence ATGTCCGTTCATGAACCTATAAGGATTGCCGTAATAGGTTGTGGTCGCATCGCACAGACCCATTTGCAAGCCTGTCAAGAAGCTTCCATGCTAGAGTTAGTCGCCGTATGTGATATAAATAATGTTGTAGCTCAAAGTGTAAAAGAGGCTTTCGGCTGTCGAAAGGCTTACGACGACTACCGCAAGATGTTAGAATCCGAGAAATTGGATGCGGTTATTATTTGTACACCTCCGTCTTCCCATGTTACCATCGCCTGTGATGCCATCGGGTATGGATTACATGTCCTCTGTGAGAAACCCTTTGCCACAAGACTTGAAGATGCTTTAAAGATGGTTGCGTATGCTGAAAAACAAGACAGGCTTATCATGATGGCATCCAAGTTCCGATTTAGTGAAGATGTTATCAAAGCACGGGGGATCATCCAATCGGGGATTCTGGGTAATATTATCCTTTATGAGAACGTATTTTGTAGTAAGGTAAATATGGCAGGTCGATGGAATGCCATGCGCGAAATATCCGGAGGTGGGGTTCTGATTGATAACGGTAGCCATGCTGTAGACATTGCTCGATTCCTTGTCGGGCCTATCGTTTCAGTCCAAACTCAACACGGCATACAGGTTCAACCTATTGAAGTTGAAGATACAAGTCGCTTTTACTTTCAAACGGAATCCGGTGTATTAGGAATTATAGATCTGAGCTGGAGTATTTATAAGGATTCTGATACCTATATTGGTGTTTACGGTACTGAAGGTACCCTAAGCATAGGATGGCAAGAGTCTAAATATCGGCAGAGTGAGAAATTAAATTGGGTCAGGTTTGGGAAAGGTTACGACAAACAAAAGGCCTTCACACGACAATTACAGCACTTTGTTAATTGCCTGCTGCACCACGAAATACCCATCATTACTCCACAGGATGCTGTCGAATCCGTAAGAGTAATCGATGCTGCCTATGAATCGGCGAGGTTTAACAAATGGCTGGATATAGGTAACAGGAATGACTCCCCTGGGCAGAACTTGCAGAGTCTGGTTCTTTTACCCAAAATAGAAGTTACAAATTTTAATCAACTGGTAGGAAATACCTGA
- a CDS encoding class I SAM-dependent methyltransferase produces MSSYIGRHAELYDIFYANKPYEAEAAFVDQCLQKYSIGKTRRLLELACGTGRHALALEKLGYKIVAVDYSVDMLACARRKITQVSSQVDFRWQDMRALNLPDDPFDAVICLFDSMGYVATNEALKQVLEGVYNHLRPNGLFVFEFWHAAAMLRSYDPVRIRRWSIPGGELLRISETNLKYPQQLSQVTYTVYELRDNGTYSSFKETQINRYFLVQEMAYWLSSSGFTPLKWFAGFTPDEQITEQTWHVVAVARKTPNSLNEIKEFEVS; encoded by the coding sequence ATGAGTTCCTATATAGGTCGACATGCCGAGTTATACGACATTTTCTATGCCAATAAACCTTACGAGGCTGAAGCTGCTTTTGTCGATCAATGCTTACAAAAATACAGTATAGGTAAAACCCGAAGGTTACTGGAACTGGCCTGTGGAACCGGAAGACATGCCCTCGCCCTTGAAAAGTTGGGTTATAAAATTGTAGCGGTGGATTATTCTGTAGATATGTTAGCCTGTGCCCGACGTAAAATAACCCAGGTTTCTTCCCAGGTAGACTTTCGCTGGCAGGATATGCGTGCTCTTAATCTACCCGATGACCCCTTTGATGCGGTGATCTGTTTGTTTGATTCTATGGGATATGTTGCAACTAATGAAGCGTTGAAGCAGGTCTTAGAAGGGGTCTATAACCATTTACGTCCGAATGGTTTATTTGTGTTTGAATTCTGGCATGCTGCCGCTATGCTTCGAAGTTATGATCCTGTACGGATCAGACGCTGGTCCATTCCCGGTGGGGAGTTGCTCCGTATCTCTGAAACCAACTTAAAGTATCCTCAACAATTAAGTCAGGTAACTTATACCGTTTATGAGTTACGGGATAACGGAACCTATTCCAGTTTTAAGGAAACTCAAATAAACCGTTACTTCCTGGTTCAAGAAATGGCCTATTGGTTATCCTCCAGTGGTTTCACACCCCTTAAATGGTTTGCCGGGTTTACTCCCGATGAACAGATTACAGAACAGACCTGGCATGTTGTAGCTGTAGCTCGAAAAACCCCAAACAGTCTTAATGAAATAAAGGAGTTCGAGGTATCATGA
- a CDS encoding glycosyltransferase has product MPNPLKGVPKILYLVYWGAAEPLGQSLVLPSVARLAKSGVNVTLVTFEKPEDLAHHSEMAKIRAFLEERGVYWIPLRYHKRPKVPAKIFDILQGCAYAIMARLRVRPDIIHARTFIGGLIGFILVPLLQAKLVYHNEGFYPDEQVDGGIWKANSLPHRIAKFLEQQLYTHSHGIIALSYRARKVIQQLPAVQRKSTPVIVVPSCVDLDHFPWNPSKSLIRQDMLRFVYIGSVGGRYLFDKIGRFVALASREINRIHFRVLTRAEPDLIDSTLQASGLPAGSWSVVSVPHTAIPQELSYQQAGLFFLAQGISEHGCSPTKIGEYWASGLPVVTTPNVSDTDDIIRRERVGVIVKEHSDIEYRQAARELRSLLEDRGLSLRCRRAAETHYALEPACERQLTLYQSLISCTTSFITRSRV; this is encoded by the coding sequence ATGCCCAATCCGTTGAAGGGGGTTCCCAAGATCCTTTACCTGGTTTATTGGGGAGCTGCCGAGCCGTTAGGGCAGTCTCTCGTTTTACCTTCTGTGGCCAGACTGGCGAAATCCGGTGTAAACGTAACCCTGGTTACCTTTGAAAAGCCTGAGGATCTGGCCCATCATAGTGAAATGGCAAAGATCCGTGCTTTTCTGGAAGAACGCGGGGTGTATTGGATCCCCCTCCGGTATCATAAACGCCCGAAGGTACCGGCAAAAATTTTTGATATTCTCCAGGGATGTGCTTATGCCATTATGGCCCGGTTACGGGTTCGTCCGGATATCATCCATGCACGTACCTTTATCGGTGGCTTGATAGGATTTATCCTTGTCCCACTTTTGCAGGCAAAATTGGTTTATCATAATGAAGGATTTTATCCCGATGAGCAGGTCGATGGAGGCATCTGGAAGGCAAATTCCCTCCCTCATCGGATTGCTAAATTTCTCGAACAGCAATTATATACCCACTCCCATGGGATTATTGCCTTATCGTATCGAGCCAGGAAGGTAATCCAGCAGCTTCCGGCTGTGCAACGTAAAAGCACTCCTGTAATTGTAGTTCCCAGTTGTGTAGATCTGGACCATTTCCCATGGAACCCATCCAAATCCCTGATCCGGCAAGATATGCTTCGTTTTGTTTATATCGGTAGTGTGGGGGGACGATACCTTTTTGATAAGATCGGGCGCTTTGTAGCCCTTGCTTCCCGGGAAATAAATCGGATACATTTTCGCGTCCTCACCCGGGCAGAACCCGATTTGATCGACTCAACTCTTCAGGCCAGTGGGTTACCTGCCGGTAGCTGGTCTGTGGTCAGTGTTCCACATACGGCGATCCCCCAGGAACTTTCGTACCAACAGGCAGGTCTATTTTTCCTGGCCCAGGGAATCAGCGAGCATGGATGCTCGCCTACCAAGATAGGGGAGTATTGGGCTTCAGGATTACCGGTTGTTACAACCCCTAACGTGAGTGATACAGATGACATCATCCGCCGGGAGCGGGTTGGAGTCATTGTGAAAGAACACTCTGATATCGAATATCGACAGGCTGCTCGGGAGCTTCGATCACTTCTCGAAGATCGTGGATTATCCCTACGTTGTCGACGTGCTGCGGAAACCCATTACGCCCTTGAGCCTGCCTGTGAGCGACAACTCACACTTTATCAAAGTCTTATTTCCTGTACTACCTCCTTCATTACCCGTTCCCGTGTATGA
- a CDS encoding glycosyltransferase family 1 protein — MRVGLFLGMNIPEEGGGYTFEREVYQSLIKFGQESNHTFVVLTWTKGQSPKISTGNIQFVSLYQGLGKRVISKLSRTATGVFKKLRHPRSLFTIESRVEKLLLKNGIEFIWYLTPDCFTMEIPYITVVWDLQHRLQPYFPEVSTKGQWKWREGFYGTVLRRAAAVITGTEAGKAEIEYFYQVPKERIKILPHPTPSFALNALKASSEDGKQVLAKYHIPENYLFYPAQFWPHKNHAGLLQAVRLLREKYQLVFPVVFVGSDKGNQSYIRQQVAGLGLSTQVHFLGFVPQEDLISLYRKAFALTYLTFFGPENLPPLEAFALGCPVVASHVPGAQERLDNAALLVDPKDPEQMALAIKSLYEDHTLRHTLIQRGLEQALKWTGEDYVKGVFSILDEFEPIRYCWK; from the coding sequence ATGAGAGTTGGCCTGTTCCTGGGAATGAATATACCTGAAGAAGGAGGAGGATATACCTTTGAAAGGGAAGTATATCAGTCTCTGATTAAGTTTGGTCAGGAAAGTAACCACACTTTTGTGGTGCTTACCTGGACGAAAGGGCAATCTCCTAAAATTTCAACCGGAAATATTCAATTTGTCTCCCTCTATCAGGGTTTAGGAAAGCGTGTAATATCTAAACTCTCTCGAACGGCAACGGGCGTTTTTAAAAAACTACGACATCCGAGAAGTCTCTTCACCATAGAAAGTCGGGTCGAAAAACTTCTTCTTAAAAACGGAATTGAGTTTATCTGGTATCTGACTCCCGATTGCTTCACCATGGAAATTCCGTACATTACCGTGGTTTGGGATTTACAACATCGACTTCAGCCCTATTTTCCGGAAGTAAGTACAAAAGGGCAATGGAAGTGGCGGGAGGGCTTTTATGGGACCGTATTACGTCGGGCTGCTGCAGTTATTACCGGCACAGAGGCCGGTAAAGCTGAAATTGAGTATTTTTATCAGGTCCCGAAAGAACGTATTAAAATACTTCCCCATCCAACTCCTTCCTTTGCATTAAATGCATTAAAGGCTTCATCGGAGGACGGAAAACAAGTCCTTGCTAAATATCATATTCCTGAAAATTATCTCTTTTACCCCGCTCAGTTCTGGCCCCATAAAAATCACGCCGGACTGCTACAAGCAGTTCGATTGTTACGGGAGAAATATCAACTCGTTTTTCCTGTGGTGTTTGTGGGTTCCGACAAAGGGAACCAATCCTATATCAGGCAACAGGTCGCCGGGTTGGGCCTGTCCACCCAGGTTCACTTTTTAGGATTTGTACCTCAAGAAGATTTAATCTCGCTTTATCGAAAGGCCTTTGCGCTGACCTATCTGACTTTCTTTGGTCCAGAAAATCTGCCTCCCTTAGAAGCCTTCGCCTTAGGTTGCCCGGTAGTTGCCTCCCATGTCCCAGGTGCTCAGGAACGTCTCGATAATGCGGCTTTGCTGGTGGATCCTAAAGACCCGGAACAAATGGCCCTTGCCATCAAATCTCTTTACGAAGATCATACCCTACGCCATACACTGATTCAACGGGGATTAGAACAGGCACTTAAATGGACGGGAGAAGATTATGTCAAAGGGGTTTTCTCGATCCTGGACGAGTTCGAACCTATTCGATATTGCTGGAAATGA
- a CDS encoding glycosyltransferase family 4 protein, with product MKILCVLPYALNLVPGQRYRIEQWLPYLRDAGISSEMLPLLTPEEQRLLYSRVSPIKKMKIVGMSLVRALCHLPRPGQYNAIWLSRTALVAGPPLVEWLLVRRGIPLIYDFDDAIWIPDTMEVNRRWSVLKCPGKTAQLCRMASIVIAGNEWLANYARIYNRNVWVVPSTVDTERYLPGNLTPRKGPVVIGWSGSPSTIRHLHIISGALRRVAAATSVELRVMGGDFQLSGVPLLLRRWSPETEIKELQGFDIGIMPLPDEPWSYGKCGMKALLYMSVGIPVVASPIGVNSTIIQDGKNGFLAAKEDEWVEKLLALIRDPELRRSMGQAGRTTVETEYSLQVQAPRVLSILKTVTGSASG from the coding sequence ATGAAAATACTCTGCGTATTACCCTATGCTTTAAATCTCGTACCGGGACAACGGTATCGTATAGAGCAATGGCTTCCTTATCTTCGGGATGCAGGGATAAGTTCGGAGATGTTACCTTTGCTGACCCCGGAAGAACAGCGGCTCCTTTACTCCCGGGTTTCTCCCATAAAGAAAATGAAGATAGTGGGGATGAGTCTGGTGCGGGCTTTATGCCATCTCCCACGCCCCGGACAGTATAATGCCATCTGGCTCTCCCGTACAGCCCTGGTAGCAGGACCTCCCCTTGTGGAGTGGCTGTTGGTTCGTAGGGGTATTCCCCTGATCTATGATTTTGATGATGCGATCTGGATCCCGGATACCATGGAGGTAAACCGTCGCTGGAGTGTCTTGAAGTGCCCGGGGAAGACGGCTCAGTTGTGTCGAATGGCATCCATCGTCATTGCCGGAAATGAGTGGTTGGCAAACTATGCGCGTATCTACAATAGAAATGTTTGGGTGGTACCCAGCACCGTAGATACCGAACGATATCTGCCCGGGAATCTTACTCCTCGAAAGGGGCCTGTAGTCATAGGCTGGAGTGGTAGCCCTTCCACCATCCGACACCTTCATATTATCTCGGGAGCATTACGACGGGTAGCCGCTGCTACCTCTGTAGAACTCCGGGTAATGGGGGGAGATTTCCAGTTATCGGGAGTACCCCTCTTGCTACGACGCTGGTCCCCGGAAACCGAAATAAAAGAGCTTCAAGGCTTTGATATAGGCATTATGCCGTTGCCTGATGAGCCCTGGAGTTATGGCAAGTGTGGGATGAAAGCATTGCTTTACATGTCTGTTGGGATTCCCGTTGTAGCCTCTCCCATTGGCGTGAATTCTACCATCATCCAGGATGGGAAAAATGGATTTCTGGCTGCAAAGGAAGACGAGTGGGTAGAGAAATTACTTGCTTTGATTCGGGATCCTGAGCTTCGCCGCTCCATGGGTCAGGCCGGACGTACCACCGTAGAAACCGAATATTCCCTTCAGGTACAGGCTCCTCGGGTTTTAAGTATCCTGAAAACTGTGACTGGATCGGCCTCTGGATAG
- a CDS encoding glycosyltransferase family 39 protein: MLSTRTLQVFLHILVLIAIAFIPGVGLAFGTVDEIFPALMALSVCMIFLWLFLRFRSLPLEDRKWLLYLSFIALFIRVLVAFAIFYGPIDRDLFGEDQGGYDHMPFFLVRYWQGISPKPAFLFEGRSADRIGYYLFLALQYYIFGPSLLVPRIFNCLAGALTIVYAYRLGLHVFGRIEGRVTAMWVTFFPSLVLWSVLNLRDIWLTLSILVIVWHTLLLRERLSMASFATLLGVMIGLQYVRPYLLVIMAVTVLSVFVLSHSKNLGRGLFLGIGFSVLLLLLYYQFDIGKQGLEFIDLEKIEKFRQGIASVYSGKSGYYGDIDLSNPLGLITFIPIGLVYFLFSPFPWEIRGFRQVITLPEMLTWYLTIPFIWRIVKQALKQGARKNLALLLPLIIISFVYTLGSANIGLAYRYRSQVIILYLVFTAAGYVQWRLRRYKRKRPLMRFTLPIKRSA; this comes from the coding sequence ATGCTTTCGACACGAACTCTCCAGGTTTTTTTACATATTCTTGTGCTTATTGCCATCGCTTTTATCCCGGGGGTGGGACTGGCTTTTGGTACCGTCGATGAGATATTTCCGGCACTGATGGCATTGTCGGTATGTATGATATTTCTCTGGTTGTTCTTGCGTTTTCGTAGCCTGCCCCTTGAAGATCGTAAGTGGCTTCTCTATCTGAGTTTCATTGCCCTGTTCATTCGGGTATTGGTAGCCTTTGCTATCTTTTATGGACCGATCGATCGGGATCTCTTCGGTGAGGATCAAGGCGGTTACGATCACATGCCGTTTTTCCTGGTTCGTTACTGGCAGGGGATCAGCCCTAAGCCTGCTTTTCTTTTTGAAGGGCGGTCCGCCGACCGGATTGGCTACTATCTGTTTCTGGCACTTCAGTATTATATTTTCGGTCCCTCCCTGTTGGTCCCTCGAATATTTAATTGCCTGGCCGGGGCTCTGACCATCGTTTATGCCTATCGTCTCGGACTTCATGTTTTTGGGCGTATAGAAGGTAGGGTTACTGCTATGTGGGTAACCTTCTTTCCCTCTCTGGTATTATGGTCTGTCTTAAACTTACGGGATATCTGGCTGACTTTAAGCATCCTCGTGATTGTATGGCATACCTTACTCCTTCGCGAGCGATTATCCATGGCTTCCTTTGCCACCCTTCTTGGTGTTATGATAGGGCTTCAGTATGTTCGGCCTTATCTTCTCGTGATAATGGCGGTTACCGTACTGAGTGTATTTGTTTTATCCCACTCAAAAAATCTGGGACGTGGTCTGTTTCTCGGAATCGGCTTCTCGGTCTTGTTACTCTTGCTATACTACCAATTCGATATAGGTAAACAAGGTCTCGAATTTATAGACCTTGAGAAGATTGAGAAGTTCCGCCAGGGTATAGCCAGTGTATACTCTGGAAAATCGGGTTATTATGGGGATATAGACCTGAGTAATCCCCTTGGGCTTATTACTTTTATTCCCATTGGGTTGGTTTATTTCCTCTTCTCTCCGTTTCCCTGGGAAATAAGAGGTTTCAGGCAGGTGATTACACTACCGGAAATGCTGACCTGGTATTTAACCATCCCCTTTATCTGGCGGATAGTGAAGCAGGCATTAAAGCAAGGGGCCAGGAAAAATCTGGCTTTATTATTACCCCTCATCATTATTAGCTTTGTCTACACCTTGGGATCCGCAAATATAGGTCTTGCTTATCGTTATCGTTCCCAGGTGATTATTCTCTATCTGGTCTTTACGGCTGCAGGTTATGTCCAGTGGCGTCTGCGCAGGTATAAACGAAAACGACCTCTGATGCGATTTACCTTGCCCATCAAACGGTCTGCTTGA